A region from the Hippoglossus hippoglossus isolate fHipHip1 chromosome 16, fHipHip1.pri, whole genome shotgun sequence genome encodes:
- the kif13a gene encoding kinesin-like protein KIF13A isoform X7, translating into MSDTKVKVAVRVRPMNRREIELNTKCVVDMEDNQTVLHPPPSNAKGENSRKQSKVFAFDHCFWSIDESNVPKYAGQEVVFKCLGEGILENAFQGYNACIFAYGQTGSGKSFSMMGNGEQPGLIPRLCCSLFERVHREGNEAHSFKVEVSFMEIYNEKVRDLLDPKGNRQSLKVREHKVLGPYVDGLSQLAVTNFEDIEVLMSEGNKSRTVAATNMNEESSRSHAVFSIIVTQTLYDLKSGNSGEKVSKMSLVDLAGSERVSKTGAAGERLKEGSNINKSLTTLGCVISALADQSAGKGKAKFVPYRDSVLTWLLKDNLGGNSKTAMIATVSPSADNYEETLSTLRYADRAKRIVNHAVVNEDPNARIIRELREEVEKLKVQLSQAESMKAPELKEKLQESEKLILEMTVTWEEKLRKTEEIATERQKQLESMGISLETSGIKVGEDKCFLVNLNADPALNELLVYYLKEHTRVGADTSQDIQLFGIGIQPEHCTLEVCTDSDVTLMPIGNARTCVNGAMIDSLVHLWHGDRILWGNNHFFRINLPNRKRRDRLKDLERASPRESFIEADVETASEASSEQDYSYEFAQMEVIMKTLGNNDPMQNVVQVLEKQYLEEKRSALEEQRMMYERELESLRQQLSPEKAPQHHRSSSDRLAFPTHTPHSKLRLWTEERDELFRRSLSRLREQVMKANTLVREANFLAEEMNKLTDYQVTLQIPAANLSANRKQGVIVSEPAIQVRRKGKGTQVWTIEKLENKLVDMRDHYSDWREGTEELYYKANSKHCDPFYEAQENHNLIGVANIFLECLFHDVKLQYAVPIISQQGEVAGRLHIELMRVSGAVPERLCGGDDSSENSSESSCYEVMDTNGEIVHMAKRLTCRVRIREATGLPLNLSNFVFCQYTFWEHGEPTVAPPMVSPDRPSPRSPEAQFTVQFDQCKDYVVHVTDEFLEFISDGALAIEVWGHRCAGNGRSLWELDALEAQTQTLRDRWSEVSRRVELLTSIQELNEQGEYSSVELQSGKDGSTGGVFQLRQGHSRRLQVCVKPVQNSGTLPLLVEALLSISIGCVSARSTKLQRPLDSYQEEDLNCVRERWSEALIKRREYLDEQIKKIINKQEKSEEDIEREARLVEQWVGLTEERNAVLVPAPGSGIPGAPADWTPPAGMEAHIPVLFLDLNADNLTVNEQLTGPHAAGVNSILPKEHGSQFFYLPIIRHSDEELLAVCSWDSSIHDSVHLNRVTSPNERIYLIIKATVQLSHPASMELVLRKRIAVNIYNKQSFTQSLKRRMSLKNTLYSCGVIYEIVSNIPKASEEPEERETLALMAARGDCEETQDGETYIEKYTRGVLEVENILSLERLRQAVTVKEALAAKGRHLRRSISTPNVQHSSCSKTDLTGCEDEDCKDHCDHVDSSSCNPQDGSLCSTPIKNKENQGLVPESPIFFNSSPFKVLSPQPPKFLKSLLPVKEENKVKKALEARPLLGQESMRSCVDSPALLPPPCPWRRPRAGSEGHCKPSTSTSTPTTTPTSRQLSHTLPRTAQDSEDEETDLHVTLNLDQGPQDHGGFQPYIPEDFANFEIYNATLESQEGFLSSCSDLKGSRCGGGSSEREVSRSPTASSCTSGYFSHSASNATLSDMPFTASESSDQLSCTSRDQQDSLGCSAGRGCAQAKGVSAGTDTQQPPLSADTVQDLPAPPQGSALVCITNCTDKKQTFPLPHNCVLGTSQEFTDFKGADDSPAESDLARLTEGWQPEDVEQKKPDNVEPCDTSNQPPSGVASNPENAICKYPKSEDSVSVPVTCPNTTTVCTSVRAPVSVPDKVPAPSQTQIIPSASAPPPASPSPAASCAPVRRSGGEPPIQEPTQGDLPHGSPCPSPNPSSAEPSGDSSGDESTPVAQLPDWMAPGEQVWVGKRRGTVHYVGGVEFAKGIWIGVKLDMAVGKHNGTVQGRVYFRCPPGHGVFVKPSRLTRGPPSMDTEPQTVIR; encoded by the exons GTCAAGAGGTGGTGTTCAAGTGCCTTGGAGAGGGAATACTCGAAAATGCATTCCAGGGATATAATGCCTGTATATTTGCCTATGGACAAACAG GTTCAGGCAAGTCCTTTTCCATGATGGGGAATGGGGAGCAGCCGGGTTTAATCCCTCgactctgctgctcactgttTGAGAGGGTCCACAGGGAGGGGAATGAGGCtcatagttttaaggtggaGGTTTCGTTCATGGAGATCTACAACGAGAAGGTCCGTGACCTGCTGGATCCCAAAGG GAACAGACAATCACTGAAAGTTCGAGAACACAAAGTCCTGGGTCCGTATGTGGACGGTCTGTCTCAGCTGGCTGTGACCAACTTCGAG GACATCGAGGTGTTGATGTCAGAGGGGAACAAGTCGCGCACAGTTGCAGCCACCAACATGAACGAGGAGAGCAGTCGTTCACATGCTGTCTTCAGCATCATcgtcacacaaacactttatgATCTAAAGTCCGGG AATTCAGGGGAGAAAGTGAGCAAGATGAGTCTGGTTGACCTGGCAGGAAGTGAGCGAGTCTCTAaaactggagctgctggagagagacTTAAAGAGGGCAGCAATATAAACAA ATCTCTCACCACATTAGGCTGTGTGATCTCTGCTCTGGCCGATCAGTCTGCAGGGAAGGGGAAGGCCAAGTTTGTGCCTTACAGAGACTCAGTCCTCACCTGGCTGCTGAAg GACAACCTCGGCGGCAACAGCAAGACAGCCATGATAGCCACAGTGAGTCCTTCAGCTGACAACTACGAGGAGACTCTGTCCACACTGCGCTACGCTGACAGGGCCAAGAGAATCGTCAACCACGCCGTGGTGAACGAAGACCCCAACGCTCGCATCATCAGAGAGctcagggaggaagtggagaagctCAAGGTTCAGCTCTCTCAGGCCGAG TCCATGAAGGCTCCTGAACTGAAGGAGAAACTGCAGGAGTCTGAGAAGCTCATCCTGGAGATGACTGTCACCTGGGAGGAGAAACtaagaaagacagaggagattGCGACT GAGCGTCAGAAGCAGCTGGAGAGCATGGGCATCTCTTTGGAAACATCTGGGATTAAAGTTGGTGAAGACAAGTGTTTCCTTGTCAATCTAAATGCTGATCCCGCCCTTAATGAGCTACTGGTCTACTACCTGAAG GAGCACACACGTGTGGGCGCAGACACGTCTCAGGACATCCAGCTCTTTGGGATTGGCATCCAGCCGGAGCACTGCACCCTGGAAGTCTGCACAGACAGTGATGTCACCCTGATGCCCATCGGGAATGCCAG gACCTGTGTGAACGGAGCAATGATCGATTCCTTGGTGCACCTGTGGCATGGAGACCGGATCTTATGGGGCAACAACCACTTCTTCAG GATCAATCTGCCTAATCGAAAGCGGCGGGACCGTTTGAAGGACCTGGAGCGAGCTTCTCCCAGAGAGAGCTTCATCGAGGCGGACGTGGAGACAGCCAGCGAGGCGTCTTCGGAGCAGGACTACAGCTATGAGTTTGCACAGATGGAGGTCATAATGAAGACTCTTGGGAACAATG ACCCCATGCAGAACGTGGTCCAGGTGCTGGAGAAGCAGTACCTGGAGGAGAAGCGGTCggctctggaggagcagaggatgatgtATGAGCGAGAGCTGGAGTCGCTGAGGCAACAGCTGTCTCCTGAGAAAGCACCACAGCACCACCGCAGCAGCAGTGACCGCCTCGCGTTCCCGACACACACGCCTCACAGCAAGCTGCGGCTGTGGACGGAGGAGCG CGATGAGCTTTTTCGTCGGAGTCTCTCTCGGCTCAGGGAGCAGGTGATGAAAGCCAACACTTTGGTGCGAGAAGCCAACTTTCTGGCAGAGGAGATGAACAAACTGACGGACTATCAGGTCACCCTTCAGATTCCTGCGGCCAACCTCAGCGCCAACCGCAAG CAGGGAGTGATAGTGAGCGAGCCGGCCATCCAGGTGCGGAGGAAAGGGAAGGGGACTCAGGTTTGGACCATTGAGAAGCTGGAGAACAAACTGGTGGACATGAGAGACCACTACAGTGACTGGAGGGAAGGCACAGAGGAGCTG tattaCAAAGCAAACAGTAAGCACTGTGATCCATTCTATGAGGCACAAGAGAACCACAACCTGATAGGAGTGGCCAACATTTTTCTCGAGTGCCTTTTCCATGATGTTAAACTGCAATACGCTGTTCCCATCATCAGCCAACAGGGGGAG GTTGCAGGCCGGTTGCACATTGAGCTGATGCGAGTCAGTGGTGCCGTACCAGAGCGTCTGTGTGGGGGAGATGACTCATCAGAAAACTCCAGTGAGAGTAGCTGCTATGAGGTCATGGACACCAATGGGGAGATCGTCCACATGGCTAAGAGGCTCACCTGCAGG GTGCGGATCAGGGAGGCCACAGGTCTGCCGCTCAACTTGTCcaactttgttttctgtcagtaCACCTTCTGGGAGCATGGTGAGCCCACTGTGGCTCCTCCCATGGTTAGCCCAGACAGACCCTCCCCTCGAAGCCCTGAAGCCCAGTTTACTGTCCAGTTTGATCAATGCAAG GACTATGTTGTTCATGTGACGGACGAGTTTCTAGAATTTATATCTGATGGAGCTTTGGCGATAGAGGTTTGGGGTCACCGCTGTGCTGGGAATGGACGTTCACTCTGGGAATTGGATGCACTAGAGGCCCAGACCCAAACACTCAGAGACAG GTGGAGCGAGGTGTCTCGCAGGGTCGAGCTGTTGACCTCCATCCAGGAGCTGAACGAGCAGGGCGAGTATTCatctgtggagctgcagtctgGAAAAGACGGCAGCACCGGAGGAGTCTTCCAACTACGACAG GGTCACtccaggaggctgcaggtttGCGTGAAACCAGTCCAAAACTCAGGCACTCTGCCTCTGCTGGTGGAGGCTCTGCTGTCCATCTCTATTGGCTGTGTGTCGGCTCGCTCCACCAAGCTGCAGAGACCTCTTGACAGCTACCAG GAGGAAGATCTCAACTGTGTGAGAGAGCGCTGGTCAGAAGCTCTGATCAAACGTCGGGAGTACCTGGACGaacaaatcaagaaaataatcaacaaacAAG AAAAGTCAGAGGAGGATATTGAGCGAGAGGCTCGGCTGGTGGAGCAGTGGGTTGGACTGACTGAAGAGAGAAATGCAGTGCTGGTACCTGCACCTGGCAGTGGCATCCCTGGGGCTCCTGCAGACTG GACCCCACCTGCAGGAATGGAAGCTCACATCCCTGTACTCTTCCTGGACTTGAATG CGGATAATCTGACAGTGAACGAGCAGCTGACGGGCCCACATGCTGCAGGCGTTAACTCCATCCTGCCTAAGGAGCACGGAAGCCAGTTCTTCTATCTGCCCATCATCAGACATAGTGATGAGGAG TTGTTGGCAGTGTGCTCCTGGGACTCGTCCATCCACGATTCTGTGCACCTCAACCGGGTAACATCTCCCAACGAACGCATCTACCTGATCATCAAAGCCACGGTGCAGCTCAGCCACCCTGCCTCCATGGAGCTGGTGCTCCGCAAGCGGATCGCCGTCAACATCTACAACAAACAG aGTTTTACTCAGAGTCTCAAGAGAAGAATGTCGCTAAAGAACACACTTTACTCCTGTGGTGTGATTTATGAAATCGTTTCCAACATACCAAAG GCCtcagaggagccagaggagagggAAACCTTGGCCCTCATGGCTGCTCGTGGCGACTGCGAGGAGACTCAGGACGGAGAAACCTACATAGAGAAATACACACGGGGAGTTCTGGAAGTGGAGAACATCCTCAGTCTAGAAAGGTTACGGCAG GCTGTGACAGTGAAGGAAGCTCTCGCTGCTAAAGGGAGACACCTAAGAAGGAGTATCAGCACACCAAATGTACAGCAT TCTTCATGTAGTAAAACAGACCTGACAGGTTGTGAGGATGAAGACTGCAAG GATCACTGTGATCATGTGGACAGCTCCAGCTGCAATCCTCAGGATGGCTCCCTTTGCAGCACTCCCATTAAAAACAAGGAGAACCAAG GTTTGGTTCCAGAGAGCCCGATCTTTTTCAACTCCAGCCCCTTCAAAGTCCTCTCCCCTCAGCCGCCCAAGTTCCTCAAGTCCCTGCTGCCGGTCAAAGAGGAGAACAAGGTGAAGAAAGCCCTGGAGGCTCGGCCGCTGCTGGGACAAGAG AGCATGCGCTCATGCGTGGACAGCCCTGCACTGCTCCCCCCTCCCTGCCCTTGGCGCCGGCCCAGGGCAGGCAGCGAGGGCCACTGCAAGccttccacctccacctccacccccaccaccactcccACCAGCAGACAGCTCAGCCACACACTGCCACGCACTGCT CAGGACTCTGAGGACGAGGAGACGGACCTGCATGTGACTCTGAACCTGGATCAGGGCCCTCAGGATCACGGCGGCTTCCAGCCTTATATCCCAGAGGACTTTGCAAACTTTGAGATCTACAACGCCACTCTGGAGAGCCAGGAGgggttcctctcctcctgttctgaCTTGAAGGGAAGCCGGTGTGGAGGCGGgagcagcgagagagaggtgTCCCGAAGCCCCACGGCCAGCAGTTGCACCAGTGGCTACTTTTCACACAGTGCCTCCAACGCCACGCTGTCCGACATGCCTTTCACTGCCAGTGAGAGCTCTGACCAGCTCAGCTGCACCTCCAGAGACCAACAGGACTCCCTCGGCTGTTCCGCTGGACGAGGCTGCGCCCAAGCCAAAGGTGTATCTGCAGGGACCGAcactcagcagcctcctctctcgGCAGACACGGTGCAGGATCTGCCCGCCCCCCCTCAGGGCTCCGCACTTGTCTGTATTACTAATTGCACAGACAAGAAGCAAACATTCCCTCTGCCTCACAACTGTGTCCTCGGCACCAGCCAGGAGTTCACCGACTTCAAAGGGGCTGACGACAGCCCTGCAGAGAGCGATTTAGCACGTCTTACAGAGGGATGGCAGCCGGAGGATGTGGAGCAGAAGAAACCTGATAACGTAGAACCATGTGACACCAGCAATCAACCCCCCTCTGGTGTCGCATCTAATCCTGAAAATGCAATATGCAAATATCCCAAGAGCGAAGACTCTGTTAGTGTACCTGTGACCTGCCCAAACACAACTACAGTTTGCACTTCAGTCAGAGCCCCAGTTAGTGTTCCTGACAAAGTCCCAGCTCCATCTCAAACCCAAATAATTCCCTCTGCATCGGCCCCACCTCCAGCATCACCATCCCCGGCTGCATCTTGTGCCCCAGTGAGGCGATCGGGAGGAGAGCCTCCGATCCAGGAGCCTACACAGGGAGATCTGCCCCACGGGAGCCCCTGTCCCAGTCCTAACCCCAGCAGTGCCGAGCCCTCGGGGGACTCCAGCGGGGATGAGAGCACCCCTGTGGCTCAGCTCCCGGACTGGATGGCGCCTGGGGAGCAGGTGTGggtggggaagaggagaggaacagtCCACTATGTTGGAGGGGTAGAGTTTGCCAAGGGAATTTGGATTGGTGTGAAACTGGACATGGCAGTGG GTAAGCACAACGGGACTGTCCAGGGCAGGGTGTACTTCCGCTGCCCCCCAGGCCACGGTGTGTTTGTCAAACCGTCTCGTCTCACCAGAGGACCCCCCTCCATGGACACAGAACCCCAGACTGTAATCAGATAG